The genome window TCGCAGCCCGTAAAAATCCGATTGGTGAAGTGGGGGATTGAAAGTTCACTTTATTGAGTCAGCTTAAACTCTTTTTCTGTGCCATCAGTAAAGCGTACCTCAAGTTCAAACTCTGTATAGTCTGTAGGCAATTCAAATACCGTTAATATTTCGGAAGCAATTGTGGCATTGTCCGTTGCTGCATCGAATGTTAGCGCTTGGAATAATGGCTCTAGCTTGGCAAAAGCATCATTGCCTTTTAGCTTTTCACCGTTTATTTTGTCATCAATTTCTGCCTCAGTTCCCTTTTTATCAACCTCATAATCAACCTCGTATTTTTCTGTTAAACCGTAAGTTACCTCTAACGAAAATTGTGTAAAGGCAAAAGGCGAAGCAGCCGCAGGATTATTGCCATTTGCCGCATTATCTGGATTGCTAGGCGTGGTGACAGGTACTTCCGTTACTTTATCATTATTACAGGCGGTTAATAGGAAAATACTTAACGGAATAATCAACCATTTTGCTAATCTTTTCATATGATTTCCTCGCTTTCTTA of Metasolibacillus fluoroglycofenilyticus contains these proteins:
- a CDS encoding YusW family protein; protein product: MKRLAKWLIIPLSIFLLTACNNDKVTEVPVTTPSNPDNAANGNNPAAASPFAFTQFSLEVTYGLTEKYEVDYEVDKKGTEAEIDDKINGEKLKGNDAFAKLEPLFQALTFDAATDNATIASEILTVFELPTDYTEFELEVRFTDGTEKEFKLTQ